In Verrucomicrobiota bacterium, the sequence CGGAAATCTTGCGATTCCGCTCACTGACATGGTAGTCCGACACCGTTGAACCATCCGCGATGCGTCCCATTCGTTGAATGGCGCCGCCGCACGCGAGCATGGCTTCGCTGAGCATCGTCTTGCCCGAGGAAGCGTGGCCTACGATGGCGAAGTTTCGAATATCCGCTGGTTGATACGTTTTCATAAATTCAAGTGACTCGTTGGAGGATGGCGTTGGCCCGCGCGCGTGAGGGCGAACATCCTGCACGGAAAACAAGAAAGCCGGTTCAAACCTTTCTGTAGCGCGCCGCCAGATTTTTTCATCCACCCGCATTGTAGCCAATCTCCAGCGTGGCGGGAAGAAAAGTTTGTGCGGCCAGTTACGAATTCGGCCAACAATCGAATTGTCAAAGCCAGATCGGTCGGATTAGGCTGAGGCCCGATTCCTGAAACCAACAACCCATTACCGCCTTGAAAACTTATCGAGATTTGCTCCGCTTGCGAATTTGCCTGCCCGTGCTTGTTTTCATTTATTTAGCCAGCACCAGTCGCGCCAATCCGGTTCAGGAAAGGGGAGCGTTGACTTTTCAATCTGTCGATCAGGCTCATTTCCAATTTGGCGGTGTGCTTGGCCAGCGCATCGACGCCAACGTCGATAACTGGCTTTTGCGCGCGCCGATGGCCAACCCCGGGATGCTCGAAATGTTTCGCGTGCGCGACCGCACGCCGACGCCGAACCTCGTGCCGTGGGCCGGAGAATTCGTCGGCAAATACCTCATTTCTGCCATTCAAGCTCTACGCATGACCGACAACCCGGCGCTCAAGAAGCAAGTCGCTCAAGTCGTCGCCGAATTGATCGCGAGTCAGGCGGACGACGGTTATCTCGGCCCGTTTCCCAAGGCAATCCGACTGAAAGCCAACTGGGATTTGTGGGGACATTATCATTGCATGGAAGCGCTGTTGATGTGGCACGATGACACCGGTGATGAAGCCGCTTTGACGGCGTGTCGTCGCGCCGCCGACCTGATCTGCAAAACATTTTTGGATCAACCGCTGCGCGTCTTCGACGCCGGTTCGCACGAGATGAACATGGCCGTCATCCACGGACTCGGTCAGCTTTACCGCCACACCGGTGAAGCGCGTTACCTGCGGATGATGCACGAGATTGAAAAGGATTGGGAGCGGGCTGGAGATTATCTGCGCAGCGGCGTGAACGGTCTGGAATTCTTTCAATCGCCGCGACCGCGCTGGGAAAGCCTGCACGATCTTCAGGGATTGCTTGAACTGTATCGTATCACCGGCGAGGAAAAGTATCGCGCCGCGTTTGAACATCATTGGCGCAGCATCGCGCGGTGGGATCGTCACAACGACGGCGGTTTCTCCTCCGGCGAACAGGCCACCGGCAATCCCTACGCGCCCGGCGCCATCGAGACGTGCTGCACTATCGCGTGGATGGCGTTGAGCGTCGATATGCTCAAGCTGACCGGCGACCCGCGCGTCGCCGATGAGCTGGAACTCTCCACCTTCAACGGCGCGGCGGGCGCGCAACATCCGTCCGGGCGCTGGTGGACTTACAACACGCCGATGGACGGCGTTCGCGAAGCATCGGCGCATACGATTGTCTTCCAATCGCGCGCCGGCACCCCGGAACTCAACTGTTGCTCCGTCAACGCGCCGCGTTCGCTCGGTATGTTGTCGGAGTGGGCGCTCATGGCGGCAAGCGACGGGCTGGTTTTGAATTATTACGGCGCGGGAAAATTCAGCGGAAAACTGGCGGACGGAACACAGGTCAGCTTTACCGAGACGACTGACTATCTCCTGCTGGATCGCGTGAAAATAAAAGTCGAACTGTCCAAGGCGCAAACGTTCAACTTGCGACTGCGAATTCCCGGTTGGTCAAAGACAACGACGGTCCAGTTAAACGGCACGGCGACGGAAAATGTGAAGGCGGGAAGTTACCTAGAACTGAATCGTCGCTGGAAAAAGGGCGACGTTGTCGAACTGGAATTTGACATGGGGTTGCGCTTCGTCACCGGCGACCGTGAGACGGCGGGAAAAGTTTCGTTGTATCGCGGCCCACTGCTGCTCGCCTACGATCAACGCGACAACGACTTTGACGAGAACGCCATTCCGCCGCTGGATTTGGACCGACTGCGCGAGTCGAAGTTGGTGACGACTGGTAGCCGCCGAGGTAACGAGGCGGAGTCATCATCGCAAATTCCAAGCAAGAAAGTCCGCCTCCTTACGTCGGCGGCTACGACCGATATTTTATCGCCGTGGTTATTGCTCGACGTGACGGGCAAGGATGGTCGCCGACTTCGGCTGCGGGACTTTGCCAGCGCCGGTTGCAATGGCACGCGCTACAGATCCTGGTTGGTTGCAGAAAACTCGCCGCCACCGCCGGTCGTCACTCGAATTCCTGCGGACGGTGCGTCCATCACGACAGGAAAATCGTTGTTCAAGTGGACGACGAGAACGAATTCGATGTTGTCAGAATACCGGCTGGTGGTGTCTGACATGTCGGATTTCTCTCGGGCAGAGATTGAGATTAATGGCATCAAACCAAACCGTTTCGCCTTGGATGAAACCGAGAAACGGAAACTCTCTTCGGGTCGTTGGTACTACTGGAAAGTCATCTCGCGCAACCAAAGCGGCGAGACTGAAGGCGCGCAACCAGCGGCACGATTCAAGGTGGACGCTTCGCTTTCGCCCGCGCCCGAAGATTTGTCCGGCGGCAATACGGAGGGGCCGGGCGGCGTGTTAGTGAGCGCCACGTTGCACGGCAATCCTAAACCGGAATTCGGCCAATTGAAACGCGCCACAGATTTTCAACCAGCGACTGACCCGGACAATCAACCGGCTCACGCGGTCTCGTTGAACGGACAAGGACAGATGTTGGTTTACAGCCTCGAGGAATTTCCCGATGAAAATTATTCGGTGGCAGTGTGGGTCAAGCTCGACGCATTGCCCGAGAATCATCTCGGCCAGATTTTCAGCGCGTGGGCGGTGCCGATGGACGACCCATTGCGCGTGTGCATCGACAAAGGGAAACTGTTCGCACGTATCGAAGCGCAGCAAGGTTTCTCCACTGAAGGCGTTGCCATCGACACCGGACGCTGGCATCACGTCGCGGCAGTCAAGTCGGGCAACCAACTGACGCTTTATCTGGATGGTAAGGCGCGCGGGTCAGTCGGCGTTCCGGCGTACATCAATTCCGCCGCTCGAAGTATTGCGTTAGGCGGCAACCCGAATTATTCCGGCAATGAATTTCTGGCGGCGGAGTTTGCCGGGTTTGCCTTCTACAATCGCGCATTGACGGCGGAAGAAATCAAAGTGCTGGCGGCTCGTTGATGGTTTTGGGGAGCGCGCGCCGCTGGCGTGCCCACCGCTCCGTACACATCGGCCGCGTAAGCTCCCCAATCCGCCCAAGAACGAAGTTTGCCTTGTGAATCTTTGGAAAAAGTGGCAGACTCAGCCGGTAGAAAAAATGAAAGAGGGAAAGGCGAGTACGATGTTCACGCTAAATGAACTCATAAGACGAATGGTCCCGCATCTCTTCCTGCAACGATTGCTGGTGGCGACTCTTAGCAGCCAAGTCATCTGTGCGTCAACTATTCTGGCAAGTTCGCCTCCTGGCCAAGTGGTGGAGTGGGGTGATGTAATTATGCAGTATGTTGAGCCCCGGACGATATTTACCAACATCGGAGCAGGATTTACCCACAATCTAGCAGTGAAAAGTGACGGCACGGTTATCGGTTGGGGACAAAACTTCAACAACTACGGTCCAGCCATTGTGCCCACAGGGTTAAGCAACGTCGTGGCTGTTGACGGAGGACAATATCACAGTGTAGCGCTCAAAAGCGACGGCACGGTGATAGCCTGGGGAAGAAACAACCAAAATCAAACGAATGTGCCGCCGGGATTGAGCAACGTCGTGGCCGTTGCTGCAGGAGTCAGTTTCGGTGTTGCACTCAAGAGCGACGGTACAGTGGTCACATGGGGACTCCCGGGATCCATTCAGACGACTATTCCTCCCGGGGTAACCAATGTGGTAGCCATTGCATCGAGAGTGAATCACACCCTTGCGCTCAAGAGTGACGGCACGGTGGTTGGTTGGGGATTTGACACTTACGGTCAAGCGACAGCGCCTCCCGGCTTAAGCAACGTGATTGCAATTGCGGCGGGAAATTCGCACAGCCTAGCGCTTCAGAGCGATGGCACGGTCATCGGATGGGGAAACAATCCCAACGGTCAAACGAATGTGCCCGCGGGGTTGAGCAATGTGGTGAGCATTGCCGCAGGCCACAGTCATAGTTTAGCGCTCAAAAGCGACGGTACCGTCGTTTGCTGGGGAAGAAACAACGAGGGCGAGACCAATGTGCCTCCAGGGTTGAGTAACGTGGTGAGTATTGCCGGGGGGTTGCTTCACAGTTTGGCGCTCACAAGCGATGGCAGGGTAGTCGGATGGGGAGACAACACCTACGGTCAAAAGACGGGTTCCGATGCCTGGAGCGAAATCGTCGGTATCGCAGCGGGATCGTATCATGTCTTGGAGCTGAAGGGGGACGGTGGAGTGGTAGCGTGGGGAGCAAACGCTGTAGGTCAAGCAACCGTGCCTACCGGGTTGAGCAAGGTGCTGGCCATTGCCGCTAGCGCAAGCAACAGCGTGGCGCTATTGAGTGACGGCGCGGTGTTCGCTTGGGGATGGAACACTTTCGGTCAAACGAACGTGCCAGCAGGTTTGAGCAACGCGGTGGCTATTGCTGCCGGATTCGCCCACGTCTTGGCGCTTACCAGCAACGGCACTGTTGTAAGTTGGGGAGACAATACTTTAGGACAAACAAATGTGCGTGTCGGTGTGAGTAACGTCGTGGCCATTGCGGCAGGATATTTTCACCTGCTGGTTTAAGTAACATAGTAGCCATTGCTGCGGGAGGAGCTAGCGGGGCCAACTACGGCCACAACTTGGCGCTGAAAAGCGATGGCAAAGTGGTTGGATGGGGTGACAACGTTTTTGGTCAGACGAATGTTCCTGCTGGATTGAGCAACGTCGTGGCCATTGCTGCGGGAGGGAATCACAGCCTGGCGATAACGGCTAAACTCAGGATCAATTCCGTCAGACTAACGAACCAGATCCCAGCGATCGAGTTCCGCACATTTTCGGGTCAACTGTATTTAGTGGAGTACTCGCCTGGTTTCAATCCCGGCAGTTGGTTCCCGCTGCCAGGCAGCGATGTTTCAGGCAATGGCTACGATGCGCAGGTGACGGATACGAATGCTGTCGCTTTTGGTATGCGGTTCTATCGCTTGAAGCAGCAGTGATGGGAGTTCAGTCGGCACGGTGGCAGAAACTCGGCCTCCAAAGCTGTTTCGTTTTCTCCGTAGCAGCCGACGTCAGTCGGCTCACTTCCTTTGGAGCATGCAATAAATCAGAGCGGACTGACGTCCGCTGCTACAATTTTGAAGACTCACTTTCATCAAGAATATCAAGGCCGACGGAAGGTCATGGTTCTGACCTTCGCCTGAGCCGGCAACTTCTTTGCGTCGCTCAGCATATTGAGTGGGACGTATTGGCCGGTGGCCCAGAGGCGCATCAAATCGTTGTAGAGTGGACTGTCGGGGTCCTCGCTCTGGCCGCCGGGATAAATGCCGACGCTTTGATCGAGGTGACCGAAATCGACAATCATCCGCCACGACGCGCCACCGCCAATCGTGCCAACGTTGCTTCCCGGGTTGACTGTGAATTCGGTGCCGACCGTCGGCCCGCCGTCGCGGCTCAGTTCAGGTTGGCGGGTCAGCGAGCCAATCTTCAACTGGTTGATGTTGCCCCAGCGCCATTTTTCAACATCGTCGCCAAATTGTTTCTTGAGTGACGCGACCGCAGCTTCGAACGAACGTTGCATGATTTCCTTGCGGGTCTCGCGTTCGGGCGTGGCGCGGTCGTCGAACCAGATTGAACTCGGAAACTCGCGGGTCAGATATTCAAGGACTTCAAGCTCCGGCTCGCGATGGTTGCTGCCGCTGAAGCCCCACGAGCCGCCGGGCTGCTCGATGCCGCGGCTCATCCATTCGTCGTTCCAGACCTGACCGCGATAAACCTCAAACCAGCGCAGCCAGATGGCCGGGCCGATGACGTTGGTGTTCGCAACGTAATTCCACTTTTCAAGTTCCTGCACTGCGCGCTTC encodes:
- a CDS encoding glycoside hydrolase family 127 protein translates to MKTYRDLLRLRICLPVLVFIYLASTSRANPVQERGALTFQSVDQAHFQFGGVLGQRIDANVDNWLLRAPMANPGMLEMFRVRDRTPTPNLVPWAGEFVGKYLISAIQALRMTDNPALKKQVAQVVAELIASQADDGYLGPFPKAIRLKANWDLWGHYHCMEALLMWHDDTGDEAALTACRRAADLICKTFLDQPLRVFDAGSHEMNMAVIHGLGQLYRHTGEARYLRMMHEIEKDWERAGDYLRSGVNGLEFFQSPRPRWESLHDLQGLLELYRITGEEKYRAAFEHHWRSIARWDRHNDGGFSSGEQATGNPYAPGAIETCCTIAWMALSVDMLKLTGDPRVADELELSTFNGAAGAQHPSGRWWTYNTPMDGVREASAHTIVFQSRAGTPELNCCSVNAPRSLGMLSEWALMAASDGLVLNYYGAGKFSGKLADGTQVSFTETTDYLLLDRVKIKVELSKAQTFNLRLRIPGWSKTTTVQLNGTATENVKAGSYLELNRRWKKGDVVELEFDMGLRFVTGDRETAGKVSLYRGPLLLAYDQRDNDFDENAIPPLDLDRLRESKLVTTGSRRGNEAESSSQIPSKKVRLLTSAATTDILSPWLLLDVTGKDGRRLRLRDFASAGCNGTRYRSWLVAENSPPPPVVTRIPADGASITTGKSLFKWTTRTNSMLSEYRLVVSDMSDFSRAEIEINGIKPNRFALDETEKRKLSSGRWYYWKVISRNQSGETEGAQPAARFKVDASLSPAPEDLSGGNTEGPGGVLVSATLHGNPKPEFGQLKRATDFQPATDPDNQPAHAVSLNGQGQMLVYSLEEFPDENYSVAVWVKLDALPENHLGQIFSAWAVPMDDPLRVCIDKGKLFARIEAQQGFSTEGVAIDTGRWHHVAAVKSGNQLTLYLDGKARGSVGVPAYINSAARSIALGGNPNYSGNEFLAAEFAGFAFYNRALTAEEIKVLAAR